Proteins encoded by one window of Procambarus clarkii isolate CNS0578487 chromosome 55, FALCON_Pclarkii_2.0, whole genome shotgun sequence:
- the LOC138352957 gene encoding zonadhesin-like: MARSLAIPLSRQVVVSGEQVVVSVEQVVVSVEQVVVSVEQVVVSVEQVVVSGEQVVVSVEQVVVSGEQVVVSVEQVVVSVEQVVVSGEQVVVSVEQVVVSVEQVVVSVEQVVVSVEQVVVSGEQVVVSVEQVVVSVEQVVVSVEQVVVSVEQVVVSGEQVVVSGEQVVVSVEQVVVSVEQVVVSVEQVVVSVEQVVVSGEQVVVSVEQVVVSGEQVVVSVEQVVVSGEQVVVSVEQVVVSVEQVVVSGEQVVVSVEQVVVSGEQVVVSVEQVVVSVEQVVVSGEQVVVSVEQVVVSGEQVVVSGEQVVVCGTERDIRLCHKPVEVKSQLCVQLLTPGPS, translated from the exons ATGGCGCGCAGCCTCGCTATACCCCTGTCTCGCCAG GTAGTTGTGTCAGGGGAACAGGTAGTTGTGTCTGTGGAACAAGTAGTTGTGTCTGTGGAACAGGTAGTTGTGTCTGTGGAACAGGTAGTTGTGTCTGTGGAACAGGTAGTTGTGTCAGGGGAACAGGTAGTTGTGTCTGTGGAACAAGTAGTTGTGTCTGGGGAACAGGTAGTTGTGTCTGTGGAACAAGTAGTTGTGTCTGTGGAACAG GTAGTTGTGTCAGGGGAACAGGTAGTTGTGTCTGTGGAACAAGTAGTTGTGTCTGTGGAACAGGTAGTTGTGTCTGTGGAACAGGTAGTTGTGTCTGTGGAACAGGTAGTTGTGTCAGGGGAACAG GTAGTTGTGTCTGTGGAACAGGTAGTTGTGTCTGTGGAACAGGTAGTTGTGTCTGTGGAACAGGTAGTTGTGTCTGTGGAACAGGTAGTTGTGTCTGGGGAACAGGTAGTTGTGTCTGGGGAACAGGTAGTTGTGTCTGTGGAACAGGTAGTTGTGTCTGTGGAACAGGTAGTTGTGTCTGTAGAACAGGTAGTTGTGTCTGTAGAACAGGTAGTTGTGTCTGGGGAACAGGTAGTTGTGTCTGTGGAACAGGTAGTTGTGTCTGGGGAACAGGTAGTTGTGTCTGTAGAACAGGTAGTTGTGTCTGGCGAACAGGTAGTTGTGTCTGTAGAACAGGTAGTTGTGTCTGTAGAACAGGTAGTTGTGTCTGGGGAACAGGTAGTTGTGTCTGTGGAACAGGTAGTTGTGTCTGGGGAACAGGTAGTTGTGTCTGTAGAACAGGTAGTTGTGTCTGTAGAACAGGTAGTTGTGTCTGGGGAACAGGTAGTTGTGTCTGTGGAACAGGTAGTTGTGTCTGGGGAACAGGTAGTTGTGTCTGGGGAACAGGTAGTTGTCTGTGGAACAG AACGAGACATTCGTCTTTGCCACAAGCCTGTCGAGGTCAAATCCCAGCTCTGTGTACAGCTATTAACTCCTGGACCTTCTTAG